Genomic DNA from Nonomuraea rubra:
GGTCGCGTACGACGTGCTCAGGCTGCGCACCACCCGCTGGCGGCTCACCTCCGAACGGCTGGAGCTGCGCTCCGGCATCACGGTCCGCCAGCACCGCTCGATCCCGCGCGACCGGGTACGCAGCGTCGATCTCCGCGCCGACCCGGTGAACCGGATCTTCGGCCTGACCGTGGCCAAGGTGGGCACGGGCGAGCACGCGGAAGGCGGCTCGGAGCTCAAGCTCGACCCGCTGAGCAGGCACGACGCCGAGGCCCTGCGCCGCACCCTGCTGCACCAGGGCGAGCAGGCCGAGCCTGGCGGCGGGCCGCTGGCGGAGCTGAGCTGGTCGTGGATCCGGTACGCGCCGCTGTCGGTGTGGACGTTCACGGGCGCGGCCGTGGTGCTCGGGGCGCTGTACAAGGCGCTGGACTCGTTCGGGCTCAAGAGGTTCACCACCCGGCTCGCGACGGGCCTGTGGGAGTGGCTGGTGGCGCAACCGCTGGTGACCGTCCCGCTGGTGCTCGCGGCGAACCTGGTGGTGGGCGTGCTCGGCGCGATGCTGCTGTTCGCCGAGTCGTGGGCCCGCTACCGGCTGGAACGCGAGCCGGGCCGGCTCAGGATGCGCAGGGGCCTGCTGACCAGCCGGTCGCTGACGCTGGAGGAGCGCAGGCTGCGCGGCGTCGAGCTCGGCGAGCCGCTGCTGCTGCGGCTGGCCGGCGCCGCCCGGCTCAGGTCCATCGCCACCGGGCTGGGCAAGAGCTCCGGCGACGAGACCGAGGACGCCGCCGCGCTCACCCCGCCGATGCCGCGCGCCCTGGCGGTGCGCGTCGCCGCGGCGATCGCCGGCGCCGGCGTGCCCGCGCTGGTGGCGCACCCCGCCGCGGCCAGGCGCAGGCGGCTGGTACGGGCGCTGGTCACGGCACTGGTCACCGGAGCCGGCGTGGCGGCGGCGTGGCCCTGGGTGAGTATCTGGGCGGGCGGTTGGGCGTGGCTGGTGCCGGTGGCGGTGCTGGCGTACGGGCTGTGGCACGCCGTGACGAGCGCCGCGAGCCTCGGGCACGCGCTCAGCCCCCGCCATCTGGTCGCCAGGAGGGGCGCCGTGGTGCGGCGCACGGTCGCGCTCGACCGCAGGGGCATCGCGGGCTGGACCTTCACCGAGTCGTACTTCCAGCGGCGCTCCGGCCTGCTGACGGTCTCGGCGACGACGGCGGCGGGCCGGGGTCACTACGACGTGGTGGACGTGGGCCGCGGCGACGGGCTCGACCTGGCGGCGCGGGCCGTCCCGGGGTTGCTGGAGCCGTTCCTGACCCGGGAAAGCAATGAGCCGCGAGATCCCCCACGGTTTGCCCATGCCCCTGTACTGGACAAACATGATCGCGCGGCTCAGGTGCTTGCAGACATAACCGTATTTGTCCCGCTTGCAACCGGGTTGCAGCCGCATTAACCGTTGCCGCAGATCATGAGTCAGGGTCACGAAACCGGCTAGCTGCCGGGCGTCTTCTCCAGGTAGGCCCTGGCCAGGGTGAGCGCGCCGGCCATCGCCTCCTTCTCGGGCATCATCTTCACCTCGGGCGAGTTGGTCGCCTCGCCCTCGGGCCGCTGGTGGCCGGAGTAGTCGACGGTGACCACCACCGGGCCCCGGCGGACGATCACCGAGCCACTGGAGGCGGAGACCTCGCCGCTCCTCGTCTGCACGTACTGCTGGTACGCCTGGTCGCCCAGCCCCTCGACGTCGGTCAGCGCGCCCCAGGTGATGGCCCCGATCGAGGACTTGGCGGTGGTCTTGGCACGGCCGTACTCGCCGGCGTAGTACGCCTTGGCGGCGGGCTCGTCCGCCACCCCCGCCCGGTTCGTGAACCGGTGCACGGTGATCAGCGCGCTACGGATCTTCGCGACACCCGGCCCGCCGGACAGCTCCCGGTTGAGCCACCGGCACTCGGTCTGGCCGTCGTCGCCGACCGCGGTGCCGCGCGCGCGGGTCACCGGCTCGGGCACGAGCCGGGTGGCCGTCTCCGTCACGGCCTGGCAGTCGGCGGGGAAGGAGGCCAGCACGGTGGGCGAGGGCGTCGCGCTGACGGTCGGCGAGACGGTGGCCGCCGCCGACGGCTCGGCCTTGGCCAGCACGCCGGGGTTCTGCGCCTGCCAGGCCGCCACGCCCTTGGCGATGTGCCCGACGAGCCCGCTCACCTCGCGGATGGCGTTCTCCTCCGTGACCGCCTTCGTGCTCTCGTTGCTCAGGATCTGCGCGTCCTTGCGCTGCTGGCCCGCCTGGAACTTGACCTCGATCGTCATGTCGCCGACGCGGGCGTGCGCGGTGCCGTAGGCGTACCAGAGCAGCTCGCCGTCGCGGCGCCAGGTGTACTGGGCGAACGCGGCGTCGCCGACGCCCTCGATGTCCTTGACCGGGGAGATGTACTCCTTCTCGTCCGGGTCGAGCGACGGCTTGGCGGTCTCGCCGAACTTGCCGCCCCGGTACTCCACCTCGTACGAGCTCTGTGCCATCGCCCGGCCGGTCTTGGCGCCCTCGCCCTTGTGCTGCTCGATCTTGACGTCGATCTCCCGGCTGCGCCAGAACTCGCCGAACGAGATGCGCTGGTTGATCCAGTTGCAGCCGAAGTTGACCGTGTAGTCGCCGTCGCGGGACGACCTGGCCACGGTCGCGCCGGGCACCAGCCGCTCGGCCTCCTCCTCGGGCAGCATGGCGCACACGTCGGGAGCGGTCGCGGCGGCGGCGGGCTGCTTGGCGGGCGAGGAGGAACGGGTGCCGGTGGGAGCCGGACCCCCGGAGACCTTGCCGTACACGAAGTAGGCCCCCACGCCGCCCGCAGCGACCAGCACGACGAGCGCGGCGGCGAGGGTGGGCAGGAGCCAGGCCGGACGGCGCGGGGGCGGTGGGGGCTGCGGCATGGGCGGCATGGAGGGCATGGAGGGCATGGAGGGCATGGTCGGCGGCATGCCCGGTGGCATGGGAGGCATGCCGCCCGGCGGCATGGGAGGCGGGCCCGGCGGCTGGAACGGCCTGCCTGGCACCTGGTGAGGGGTGTTGGGCGGCTGGAACTCGCTACCGGGGTTCACTGGGACTCCTGGGGTTGCCCTGACTTGCGGGGAGACATGGTAGTCACGCCACTTGCAAGGTGCTTGCAGCGTCTTTGCTCGCTATGTCTCATTTGGCCAGCGCCGCCGTGATCAGCCGGGCGGCGGCGATGGCCGTCTCCGGGTCCGCCATCGCGTCGGCCGCGTCCTTGCCTGGCGAGCCGTCGACCGGCACATCCTCGCGGCGCCAGCGCACCTCGCCCAGCAGGTTGCTCGTGCGGAAGAGCAGGATGCTGTCGGCGCTGCCGCTCGTGGTGGAGTTGAGGTAGAACTTGAAGCCGTTCTGCGTGATCGCCGCCTCGCCCACGCCGGTGATGGCGGTGACCGCTCCGTACGCCTGCCGCTGGCTCAGGCCCTCGGCGGCGGCGCGGGTGCTCTTCTCGCTGGCGAAGCGGCGCTGCGCCACCTCGGGCCCGCCGAGGTCGCGGTTGGGCCGCTCGGCCCAGATGCGTACGACGAGGCTGCGGGCGGGGACCGTGCCCTCGCGGATGAGCCACTGGCACTCGCCCGGCCTGGTGAGGCTGCGTTTCGGGGTGCCCTTCACGAGCCGGGCGGCCTGGGCGTCGGTGAGCAGGGTGCACGGGTCGGGCGCGGTGGTGTACCTGCCGGTCTCCTGCCTGGTGAGCGCGGCGGCGGCGTACCAGCCGCCCGCGCCCAGCGCGACGACGGCGGCGAGCGCGGCCGGCACCGGCCACCACCTGCGGGGACGCTTCTGACGATGGCGCTGCTGGCGATGGCCGGGAGCCGTGCCGGCCCCCGTCAGCGCGGTCAGCACCTGGCGGACCTGGGCCGCCGTGGGGCGGGCGGCGGGGTCCTTGGCCAGCATGGCCATGAGCAGCCCGCCCAGCTCGCGCCCCGCACGGGCGGGGAACGGCGGCTCGTGCAGCAGCACCGCCGCCGCGACGGCGGCGGGCAGCGCCCGCTCGAACGGCGCGCGGCCCTCCACCGCGGTGTACAGGCTCGCGCCCAGCGACCACAGGTCGGCGGACGGGCCGGACGGCTGCTCGTTGAGCCGCTCGGGAGCCATGTAGCCGGGCGAGCCCGCGCTGCCGAACATGTCGCCCCTGCCGCCCATCGGCGCGGCGATGCCGAAGTCGGTGAGCATCGCGGTGCCGTCGGCGTCGAGCAGGATGTTGGCGGGCTTGACGTCCTGGTGCAGGATGCCGTGCGCGTGCGCGACCTCCAGCGCCGACAGCACCCGCAGCCCGACCGCGGCCACGAAGCCCGGCGGCAGCGGCCCCCGCTCCTTGATCACCTTGTCCAGCGAGCGGCCCGTGGTCAGGTCCATGATGATCCAGGGCTGGTCGCCCTCCAGGACCACGTCGTGCACGAGCACGATCGCCGGGTCGCGCAGCCGCCCCGCGGACCTCGCCTCGTGCATGGCCCTGTCGGCGAACTCCGCCCGCTCCCTCGGCCCCAGCCCCTCGGGCACGCGCACCTGCTTGACGGCGACCTGCCGGTCGAGCATGTCGTCGATCGCCCGCCACACCGTGCCCGCGCCGCCCTGCCCGAGCCGCTCGATCAGCCGGTAACGGCCCGCCAGCAGGTAGAGGTCACCGGGCATCGCGCAACGCCCGCTCGCTCGCCTGCGCGGCTTTCAGGGCCGCCTGCTTGATGTCCTCGTCGGTCGGCTTGTCGCTCAGCGTGGTGTACTCCACGCTGACCACCAGATTGGCGAGCCGGTAGTAGACGTGGGCCGAGATCATGCGGCCCGTGGGGCCCTTCAGCTCGAAGCCGAACGCCTCCTCGCCGACGCCGGTGACCTGGCGCACCGGCGTGCGCGCCGCCCGCATCGCCTGCTTCACGCCGATCTCGGGCCAGCTCCAGTCGACGGTGTCGTACTTGGCCCAGTAGCGCTGCTGGTTGCGGAAGAGCGTGCGGGCCGAGCCCTCGGTCATGGACCACGGGTCGACCGTGTCGGAGTCCTTCTGCACCTGCAGGCCCACGCCGGTGCCGGTCAGCGGCCAGCCGCACTTGGGGCCGACCTCGTCGGAGCCGGGCACGCCCGCGGGCGGCCGCTGGGTGAGCAGCACCCTGCCCA
This window encodes:
- a CDS encoding PH domain-containing protein, encoding MSPYETSPAAAERHTDPAGDGGWQGLARRSLWASAVKSLALVAGASAGLVRFLAGRDWPVGGMVAACAGAAVLIVAGVVAYDVLRLRTTRWRLTSERLELRSGITVRQHRSIPRDRVRSVDLRADPVNRIFGLTVAKVGTGEHAEGGSELKLDPLSRHDAEALRRTLLHQGEQAEPGGGPLAELSWSWIRYAPLSVWTFTGAAVVLGALYKALDSFGLKRFTTRLATGLWEWLVAQPLVTVPLVLAANLVVGVLGAMLLFAESWARYRLEREPGRLRMRRGLLTSRSLTLEERRLRGVELGEPLLLRLAGAARLRSIATGLGKSSGDETEDAAALTPPMPRALAVRVAAAIAGAGVPALVAHPAAARRRRLVRALVTALVTGAGVAAAWPWVSIWAGGWAWLVPVAVLAYGLWHAVTSAASLGHALSPRHLVARRGAVVRRTVALDRRGIAGWTFTESYFQRRSGLLTVSATTAAGRGHYDVVDVGRGDGLDLAARAVPGLLEPFLTRESNEPRDPPRFAHAPVLDKHDRAAQVLADITVFVPLATGLQPH
- a CDS encoding serine/threonine-protein kinase, producing MPGDLYLLAGRYRLIERLGQGGAGTVWRAIDDMLDRQVAVKQVRVPEGLGPRERAEFADRAMHEARSAGRLRDPAIVLVHDVVLEGDQPWIIMDLTTGRSLDKVIKERGPLPPGFVAAVGLRVLSALEVAHAHGILHQDVKPANILLDADGTAMLTDFGIAAPMGGRGDMFGSAGSPGYMAPERLNEQPSGPSADLWSLGASLYTAVEGRAPFERALPAAVAAAVLLHEPPFPARAGRELGGLLMAMLAKDPAARPTAAQVRQVLTALTGAGTAPGHRQQRHRQKRPRRWWPVPAALAAVVALGAGGWYAAAALTRQETGRYTTAPDPCTLLTDAQAARLVKGTPKRSLTRPGECQWLIREGTVPARSLVVRIWAERPNRDLGGPEVAQRRFASEKSTRAAAEGLSQRQAYGAVTAITGVGEAAITQNGFKFYLNSTTSGSADSILLFRTSNLLGEVRWRREDVPVDGSPGKDAADAMADPETAIAAARLITAALAK